One Dermacentor andersoni chromosome 6, qqDerAnde1_hic_scaffold, whole genome shotgun sequence genomic window carries:
- the LOC140218884 gene encoding tigger transposable element-derived protein 6-like encodes MADSPASTSTVKRKALDLATKLLILKDLSQGAKNHELVKKYGLSKSTISTILKEKDKIYKSAATDSATRKSLRKATYADVEDALLKWFLDTRARNVPISGPLMLSKAKDLAFLLDFPDFSPGNGWLHRFKLRHGIIFKTINGESASVSDEDINTWMSKNLARVSSYAERDVYNADETALFYQMLPVPGKTHAMKGDKCAGGKHSKVRITVLLCTNMDGSDRCLPFVIGKSKRPRCFRTYVPVRYRHNSKSWMTRELFAEWLIDFDSSMAKKGRKVLLILNNCTAHHVQAVLTAVELLFLPPNVTSKAQPLDMGVIRSFKAAYRRRVVQRMLIAVDRPAANVPLQVSLYSAIEMIKATWMEVTPECIRNCFRKAGFADAPEAGIEDTEQSQPDDDLWRRVFDANLAGCDLDWQDFVDVDDAAEVAESFCDETAVREVRASSDAEASDDDNNPSEPAPVSATTAVSHIEALRNLVYFKALGDEHIAALNKLETAVIGCALTRQTTITDFLSQ; translated from the coding sequence atggcagattcgccggcgtctacttcgacagtgaagcgaaaagctttggacttggccacgaaactgttgatcttgaaagacctttcccaaggcgcgaaaaaccacgaactggtgaaaaagtatggtttgtcgaaatcgacaatatccacgatactaaaagagaaggacaaaatcTACAAGAGTGCCGCCACGGACTCCGCGACGAGGAAGAGCCTACGGAAAGCCACATATGCAGACGTTGAAGACGCGCTTCTAAAGTGGTTCCTTGATACTCGAGCACGCAATGTTCCCATCAGCGGGCCGCTGATGTTGTCCAAAGCAAAGGACTTAGCGTTCCTCCTGGACTTCCCAGATTTTTCTCCTGGCAATGGCTGGCTCCATCGCTTCAAGCTCCGCCACGGAATTATTTTCAAGACCATCAACGGCGAATCGGCATCGGTAAGCGACGAAGACATCAACACGTGGATGTCTAAAAACTTGGCCCGTGTATCAAGTTATGCTGAAAGGGATGTGTATAACGCCGATGAAACGGCGCTATTCTATCAAATGCTGCCTGTGCCTGGCAAAACGCACGCTATGAAGGGTGACAAATGTGCTGGcggcaagcacagcaaagttcgcataactgtgcttttgtgcaccaacatggatggaagcgatcgatgcttgccatttgtcatcggtaaatcaaagaggccacgttgcttccgcacatatgtaccagtgcgttacaggcataactcgaagtcgtggatgacacgcgagttgttcgcggaatggcttattgactttgacagcagcatggcgaagaaagggcgcaaagttcttctgattctcaacaactgtaccgcccaccatgtccaagctgtcttaacggcagttgagttgctttttctgccgccaaatgtaacttcaaaagcgcaaccgctggacatgggtgtaatacggtcgtttaaagcggcctacaggcgccgtgttgtgcagcggatgctgattgcagttgatcgccccgctgccaatgtgcctctgcaggtctcgctgtactcggcgatagaaatgatcaaagcaacgtggatggaagtgacacccgaatgcattcggaattgttttcgcaaggccggcttcgctgacgcacctgaagcaggcattgaagacactgaacaaagccagcCTGACGACGACTTGTGGCGACGTGTTTTTGACGCTAACCTGGCCGGCTGCGATCTTGATTGGcaagattttgttgatgtggacGACGCTGCTGAAGTTGCGGAGTCGTTTTGCGACGAGACCGCCGTCCGGGAAGTGCGGGCATCAAGCGACGCCGAAGCATCGGACGATGACAACAATCCGTCGGAGCCAGCACCCGTAAGCGCGACCACAGCAGTGAGCCATATTGAGGCACTTAGAAATCTTGTGTATTTTAAGGCCTTGGGTGACGAACACATCGCAGCTTTGAACAAGCTTGAAACCGCTGTCATTGGGTGTGCTCTGACGAGGCAGACAACGATCACCGATTTTCtttctcaataa